The Aureitalea marina genome includes a window with the following:
- a CDS encoding TIGR02757 family protein, protein MDSKELKDFLDTKADQYEQPQFVRDDPIQIPRMFQLRQDCEIAGLLSATISWGNRKSILKSGHRMMELMDGSPYDFVINHSKSDLKPLTGFVHRTFNGVDLITFIHCLKRMYVQYGNLEAALLANLKGDSLQTAIHRFKQDFFYEHPGTRTLKHLGDPAKGSAAKRTNMFLRWMVRPADKGVDLGLWKNISSAHLSCPLDVHSGRVARKLGLLDRKQNDAKAVIELDHSLRELDAMDPVRYDFALFGLGVFEKF, encoded by the coding sequence ATGGATAGCAAGGAGCTCAAAGATTTCCTGGATACCAAAGCGGACCAATACGAGCAGCCCCAATTTGTTCGGGATGACCCCATCCAGATCCCCCGCATGTTCCAATTAAGGCAAGATTGCGAGATAGCGGGACTACTATCCGCAACTATTTCCTGGGGGAATCGGAAAAGCATACTAAAGAGCGGTCACAGGATGATGGAACTGATGGATGGATCACCTTATGATTTTGTGATCAACCATAGCAAATCAGACCTGAAACCCTTGACAGGTTTTGTTCACAGGACATTCAACGGAGTGGACCTGATCACTTTCATACACTGTTTAAAACGAATGTATGTTCAATATGGTAACCTGGAAGCTGCCCTTCTCGCAAATTTGAAAGGAGATTCCTTACAAACGGCCATTCATCGCTTTAAACAGGACTTCTTTTATGAACATCCAGGCACAAGAACGCTAAAGCACTTGGGTGATCCGGCTAAGGGATCGGCCGCTAAACGGACCAATATGTTCCTACGCTGGATGGTCAGACCCGCTGATAAGGGCGTGGATCTGGGACTTTGGAAGAATATCTCTTCTGCTCATCTCTCCTGCCCCTTGGATGTACACAGTGGCCGAGTTGCTCGGAAGCTGGGTTTATTAGATCGGAAACAAAATGATGCTAAGGCTGTGATAGAATTGGATCATTCATTGAGGGAACTGGATGCGATGGACCCGGTACGCTATGATTTTGCCCTTTTTGGATTAGGTGTCTTCGAGAAATTCTAA
- a CDS encoding BatA domain-containing protein, with protein MQFTYPTLLYGLFLLLIPIIIHLFQLRRFQRVKFTNVAFLKRAKLQTRKSSELKRWLTLITRMLALACMVLAFAQPYSTQKTDRSERENTVIYLDNSFSMQAKGEAGSLLERGIQDLYESVSQADDFQWFTNSDTYTNASVDDFRRQVLQVTYSSAQMSTEQMLLKANQLLGSTAAGNKRLIMITDLHQPLDLPESMRDIQLDLVRLSPVNRNNTSIDTAYLMRSEGEGTRLRAKVSHRGSELSEIPISLFKADTLIAKTAVSLSDSGPVSTGVQSGWINFDLEQYPSFIGRLEINDGGLNYDNSLFFNWGAQNEVSVMIIEESNTDYLLPLYQQQGFQLNRQPADNINFNDISSQDFIVLHELEQIPMSLRNSLIAYYQNGGHLFVIPPELMDRDQYNQLLSALNAGILSSWIPAERNIASINFDHPLFSGVFEREVSNFQYPTVSGYHRYKGSNMSTVISYENGDDFLLAKERLYVSTAPLSADWSTFQFSPLIVPTLFNMAQLSLPNPELYFEIGRTNSFALDISLSQDEILSLQDSLVNFIPLQQAKANSVVLTTTDQPSRAGTYGVYQNDERLKSVSYDYNRNESLLTNAQLPEIEGLNVFDSVPELWQEINERNQVTGYWKWFVIFAVVLLLIEMCILRFIK; from the coding sequence ATGCAGTTTACTTACCCAACTCTTCTTTATGGCCTGTTTTTGCTGCTCATCCCTATTATCATTCACCTGTTTCAACTGAGGCGGTTCCAGCGTGTAAAATTTACCAATGTCGCCTTTTTAAAACGCGCGAAACTACAAACCAGGAAGAGTTCCGAGCTCAAGCGATGGCTAACCCTGATCACCCGCATGCTAGCCCTGGCTTGTATGGTCCTGGCCTTTGCTCAACCTTATTCTACCCAGAAAACAGATCGATCGGAACGAGAAAATACGGTCATCTACCTGGATAACTCCTTCAGTATGCAAGCCAAAGGAGAAGCCGGGAGTCTATTGGAGCGTGGAATACAAGATCTTTATGAGTCCGTCTCTCAAGCCGACGATTTTCAATGGTTCACTAATTCTGACACCTACACCAATGCCTCCGTGGACGATTTCAGAAGGCAAGTCCTGCAGGTTACTTATAGCTCAGCTCAAATGTCGACTGAACAGATGCTGCTAAAGGCCAATCAATTATTGGGATCAACAGCGGCTGGCAACAAGCGGCTTATCATGATCACCGACCTGCATCAGCCATTGGACCTTCCAGAGTCGATGCGGGACATACAACTCGATCTGGTAAGGCTGAGTCCAGTCAACAGAAACAATACGAGTATAGATACGGCATACTTGATGCGTTCGGAAGGTGAAGGAACTAGGCTTCGCGCCAAGGTTAGCCACCGTGGTTCAGAGCTAAGCGAAATACCTATATCCCTGTTCAAGGCCGATACCCTGATAGCCAAGACAGCCGTGTCGCTGAGCGATTCCGGCCCGGTATCGACCGGTGTTCAGAGCGGTTGGATCAACTTTGACCTGGAGCAGTATCCAAGCTTTATTGGGAGGTTGGAGATCAATGATGGCGGGCTGAACTACGACAACAGCCTGTTCTTTAACTGGGGAGCCCAAAACGAAGTGTCCGTTATGATCATTGAAGAATCCAATACGGATTACCTGCTACCCCTATATCAGCAGCAGGGATTTCAACTCAATCGACAGCCGGCAGACAATATCAACTTCAATGATATCAGTTCCCAGGATTTTATTGTCTTGCACGAATTGGAACAGATTCCCATGTCCTTGAGGAATTCGCTCATCGCCTATTATCAAAACGGTGGGCATCTGTTTGTGATCCCACCGGAACTGATGGATCGGGACCAGTATAACCAACTCTTGTCTGCATTAAATGCAGGAATTCTTTCTTCCTGGATCCCGGCCGAAAGGAACATTGCATCAATTAATTTTGACCATCCGTTGTTTAGCGGTGTTTTTGAGCGGGAAGTGTCCAACTTCCAATATCCTACTGTTAGTGGTTATCATCGATATAAGGGATCCAATATGTCCACTGTGATCAGTTATGAGAACGGGGACGACTTTCTGTTAGCGAAAGAAAGACTGTATGTATCCACTGCTCCGTTGAGTGCGGATTGGTCGACCTTTCAGTTTTCACCCCTTATTGTTCCGACCCTGTTCAATATGGCCCAGTTAAGCCTGCCGAACCCTGAGCTGTATTTCGAGATCGGCAGAACCAATTCCTTTGCCTTGGATATCAGTCTCTCTCAGGATGAGATCCTGAGCCTACAGGATAGCCTGGTCAATTTTATACCCCTGCAACAGGCTAAGGCCAACAGCGTTGTTTTGACGACCACAGATCAGCCCTCAAGGGCGGGAACGTATGGAGTTTATCAAAACGATGAGCGGCTGAAATCCGTCAGCTATGATTACAATAGAAATGAAAGTCTGTTGACCAATGCACAGTTACCGGAGATCGAGGGATTGAATGTCTTTGACTCTGTGCCGGAACTTTGGCAGGAGATCAACGAACGAAATCAGGTAACCGGCTATTGGAAATGGTTTGTTATTTTTGCAGTGGTCCTGTTGCTGATCGAGATGTGTATACTGAGATTCATCAAATGA